A single window of Jiangella alkaliphila DNA harbors:
- a CDS encoding MFS transporter, whose product MPETHLPDPRRWKALAFISIAQLMIVVDGTIVNIALPSIQSDLGISDANRQWAITAYALAFGGLLLLGGRIADMWGRKNTFLVGLIGFAGASALGGAAVNELLLYASRALQGAFGALMAPAALSLLAVMFTDGKERAKAFGIFGAIAGGGAALGLILGGALTEYLDWRWVFFVNLPIAAVAYIGTLAQVQEPEGTRNRSPLDIPGTLLGTLGLVALVYGFTRAESESWTESGTVAMFVLTAVLLVAFVLVERKVKAPLLPLRVVLERNRGGVYLSLGLAIIAMFGLFLFLTFYMQAVKGYSPIRSGVAFLPMVAGMIIGSTQIGTRLMTRVPARYLMTPGLLLAAVGMLMLTQMEVDSSYVALLLPAQILLGIGLGTTFMPAMSLSTYGVEPRDAGIASAMINTSQQVGGAIGTALLNTIAASATTAYISANIGGATSPELVQLEGMVDGYTTAIWWAVGILVAAAAIAFAAVNASPDSEQAAFDELDGEGEAAPAMIH is encoded by the coding sequence ATGCCTGAAACACATCTGCCTGATCCCAGGCGGTGGAAAGCGCTCGCGTTCATCTCCATCGCGCAGCTGATGATCGTGGTGGACGGCACGATCGTGAACATCGCGCTCCCGTCCATCCAGTCCGACCTCGGCATCTCCGACGCCAACCGGCAGTGGGCCATCACGGCGTACGCCCTGGCCTTCGGCGGGCTGTTGCTGCTCGGCGGTCGCATCGCCGACATGTGGGGGCGTAAGAACACGTTCCTGGTCGGCCTCATCGGCTTCGCCGGCGCCTCGGCTCTCGGCGGCGCGGCGGTCAACGAGCTCCTGCTGTACGCGTCGCGCGCCCTGCAGGGTGCCTTCGGCGCGCTGATGGCGCCCGCGGCGCTCTCACTGCTGGCCGTCATGTTCACCGACGGCAAGGAACGCGCCAAGGCGTTCGGCATCTTCGGTGCCATCGCCGGTGGTGGTGCGGCCCTCGGCCTCATCCTCGGTGGCGCGCTCACCGAGTACCTCGACTGGCGCTGGGTGTTCTTCGTCAACCTGCCCATCGCGGCGGTCGCCTACATCGGCACTCTCGCTCAGGTGCAGGAGCCCGAGGGCACCCGGAACCGTTCGCCGCTCGACATCCCCGGCACGCTGCTGGGGACGCTGGGCCTGGTCGCGCTGGTCTACGGCTTCACCCGCGCCGAGTCCGAGAGCTGGACCGAGTCCGGGACCGTCGCGATGTTCGTCCTGACCGCCGTGCTGCTGGTCGCGTTCGTCCTGGTGGAGCGGAAGGTGAAGGCGCCGCTGCTGCCACTGCGGGTCGTCCTCGAGCGCAACCGCGGCGGTGTCTACCTCTCCCTCGGTCTGGCCATCATCGCGATGTTCGGCCTGTTCCTGTTCCTCACGTTCTACATGCAGGCCGTCAAGGGGTACAGCCCGATCCGCAGTGGCGTCGCGTTCCTGCCGATGGTCGCCGGCATGATCATCGGCTCCACCCAGATCGGCACCCGGCTGATGACCCGCGTGCCGGCGCGCTACCTCATGACGCCCGGCCTGCTGCTCGCCGCCGTCGGTATGCTGATGCTGACCCAGATGGAGGTCGACAGCTCGTACGTCGCGCTGCTGTTGCCGGCGCAGATCCTGCTGGGTATCGGCCTCGGCACCACGTTCATGCCGGCCATGAGCCTGTCGACCTATGGCGTCGAGCCGCGCGACGCGGGCATCGCCTCGGCGATGATCAACACGTCGCAGCAGGTCGGCGGCGCCATCGGCACGGCGCTGCTGAACACCATCGCGGCCAGCGCCACCACGGCCTACATCAGTGCGAACATCGGCGGCGCGACGTCGCCGGAGCTGGTGCAGCTCGAGGGCATGGTCGACGGCTACACGACCGCCATCTGGTGGGCCGTGGGCATCCTCGTGGCGGCCGCGGCCATCGCGTTCGCCGCGGTCAACGCCAGCCCTGACAGCGAGCAGGCGGCGTTCGACGAGCTCGACGGCGAGGGTGAGGCCGCGCCGGCCATGATCCACTGA
- a CDS encoding TetR/AcrR family transcriptional regulator — MGGMATAERRGQPARVDATRNRERIIAAAREAFVEQGPTVPLDAIAHRAGVGNATLYRHFADRHELIHVVASYSLARITEQAESALAEETDAFEALRRFVHRAADERVGALCSLLYEGFDKNDPHVVAARLRMEAVVTELMDNARESAQLRPDVGIGDLMVAITQLTRPVAGTACVHVERFMHRHLQIFLDGLRAPARSELSGTAVTFEELETR, encoded by the coding sequence ATGGGCGGCATGGCGACAGCCGAGCGCAGGGGACAGCCGGCACGCGTCGACGCCACCCGCAACCGTGAGCGCATCATCGCCGCGGCCCGTGAGGCGTTCGTCGAGCAAGGCCCCACCGTGCCGCTGGACGCCATCGCACACCGGGCGGGCGTGGGCAACGCCACGCTGTACCGGCACTTCGCCGACCGGCACGAGCTCATCCATGTCGTCGCGTCGTACTCGCTGGCGCGCATCACCGAGCAGGCCGAATCGGCGCTGGCCGAAGAGACCGACGCGTTCGAGGCGCTGCGGCGCTTCGTGCACCGCGCCGCCGACGAGCGGGTCGGGGCGCTGTGTTCGCTGCTGTACGAAGGCTTCGACAAGAACGACCCGCACGTGGTGGCGGCCCGGCTCCGCATGGAGGCGGTGGTCACCGAGCTGATGGACAACGCGCGCGAGTCCGCTCAGCTCCGTCCCGACGTCGGCATCGGTGATCTCATGGTCGCGATCACCCAGCTGACCCGTCCCGTCGCCGGCACCGCATGCGTTCACGTCGAACGCTTCATGCACCGGCATCTCCAGATCTTCCTCGACGGCCTGCGTGCACCTGCCCGCTCGGAGCTGAGCGGCACCGCAGTCACGTTCGAGGAGCTCGAAACCCGATAG
- the hrcA gene encoding heat-inducible transcriptional repressor HrcA encodes MSVDDRKLDVLRAIVEDYVATQEPVGSKALVDRHHLGVSPATIRNDMAALEDEGYIAQPHTSAGRVPTDKGYRLFVDRLSTVKPLSSPERRAIQTFLDGAVDLDDVVSRTVRLLAQLTRQAAVVQYPSLSRSTVRHVELVMLAPARVLVVLITDTGRVEQRVVDLPSDADDALVGELRARINALVVGQDFAAVEAQVTELTERFGPEDRATVAAVTATLLSTLIERHEERVAVAGTGNLARYGQEFDHELEPLLSALEEHVVLLRLLGEATSPTPVRVRIGAENAQTGLSATSVVTSGYGPGELALASMGVVGPTRMDYPGTIAAVGAVARYVSKILAAH; translated from the coding sequence TTGTCCGTCGATGATCGCAAGCTCGACGTCCTCAGGGCGATCGTCGAGGACTACGTCGCCACCCAGGAGCCGGTCGGGTCGAAGGCGCTGGTCGACCGGCACCACCTCGGTGTGTCGCCGGCCACCATCCGCAACGACATGGCCGCGCTCGAGGACGAGGGCTACATCGCCCAGCCGCACACCAGCGCCGGCCGGGTGCCCACCGACAAGGGCTACCGGCTGTTCGTCGACCGGTTGTCGACGGTGAAGCCGCTGTCCTCGCCGGAGCGGCGGGCCATCCAGACCTTCCTCGACGGCGCGGTCGACCTCGACGACGTCGTGTCGCGGACGGTGCGGCTGCTCGCGCAGCTGACCCGCCAGGCCGCCGTCGTGCAGTACCCGTCGCTGAGCCGGTCCACCGTGCGCCACGTCGAGCTGGTCATGCTGGCGCCGGCGCGGGTGCTGGTGGTGCTCATCACCGACACCGGCCGGGTCGAGCAGCGCGTCGTCGACCTCCCGTCCGACGCCGACGACGCCCTGGTGGGCGAGTTGCGGGCGCGTATCAACGCGCTCGTCGTCGGCCAGGACTTCGCCGCCGTCGAGGCTCAGGTCACCGAGCTCACCGAGCGGTTCGGCCCCGAGGACCGCGCCACCGTCGCCGCGGTCACGGCCACGCTGCTCAGCACGCTCATCGAGCGGCACGAAGAGCGGGTCGCCGTCGCCGGCACGGGCAACCTCGCGCGCTACGGCCAGGAGTTCGACCACGAGCTCGAGCCGCTGCTGTCGGCGCTCGAGGAGCACGTCGTGCTGCTCAGGCTGCTCGGCGAGGCCACCAGCCCCACCCCGGTCCGGGTCCGCATCGGCGCCGAGAACGCGCAGACCGGACTCTCGGCCACGTCCGTCGTCACCTCGGGCTACGGGCCGGGCGAACTCGCCCTGGCTAGCATGGGTGTGGTCGGGCCGACCCGCATGGACTACCCCGGCACCATCGCGGCGGTCGGCGCCGTTGCTCGATACGTCAGCAAGATTCTCGCGGCTCACTAG
- the dnaJ gene encoding molecular chaperone DnaJ gives MPTTDYYEVLGVQKNASSEEIKKAYRRLARQLHPDVNPDPATQERFKEVVTAYEVLNDPRKREMYDLGADPLASGGGAGGNFGGAFSFTDIMDAFFGGTNARGPRSRVRRGQDALVQLKVELADAVFGATKELQVDTAVVCEVCHGEGTAKGATRVTCPTCQGQGEVSQVQRSFLGQVMTTRPCPACQGFGTVNPNPCVECSGDGRVRTRRTLTIKIPAGVDNGTRIQLTGQGEVGPGGGPAGDLYVELAVTPHPVFTRNGDNLHCTLQLPMTAAALGTSVDLETFDGLTTVEVRPGAQHGEIIKLGARGVPKLRGTGRGDLLIHVEVQTPTKIDARQEELLRELAGLRGEERVEGPGAAGGHGNFFTRIRDAFKDGLN, from the coding sequence GTGCCCACCACCGACTACTACGAAGTCCTCGGCGTGCAGAAGAACGCTTCCAGCGAGGAGATCAAGAAGGCGTACCGCCGCCTCGCCCGCCAGCTGCACCCGGACGTCAACCCCGACCCGGCGACGCAGGAGCGGTTCAAGGAGGTCGTCACGGCCTACGAGGTCCTCAACGACCCCCGCAAGCGCGAGATGTACGACCTCGGCGCCGACCCGCTGGCCAGCGGCGGCGGCGCGGGCGGCAACTTCGGCGGCGCGTTCTCGTTCACCGACATCATGGACGCCTTCTTCGGCGGGACCAACGCGCGCGGCCCCCGCAGCCGGGTCCGCCGCGGCCAGGACGCCCTGGTGCAGCTGAAGGTCGAGCTGGCCGACGCCGTGTTCGGCGCCACCAAGGAGCTGCAGGTCGACACCGCCGTCGTGTGCGAGGTCTGCCACGGCGAGGGCACCGCGAAGGGCGCCACCCGGGTCACCTGCCCGACGTGTCAGGGGCAGGGCGAGGTCAGCCAGGTGCAGCGCTCGTTCCTCGGCCAGGTCATGACCACCCGCCCGTGCCCGGCCTGCCAGGGCTTCGGCACCGTGAACCCGAACCCGTGCGTCGAGTGCTCCGGCGACGGCCGGGTCCGCACCCGCCGCACGCTCACCATCAAGATCCCGGCGGGCGTCGACAACGGCACCCGCATCCAGCTGACCGGCCAGGGCGAGGTCGGCCCCGGCGGCGGCCCGGCCGGCGACCTCTACGTCGAGCTGGCCGTCACACCGCACCCGGTGTTCACCCGCAACGGCGACAACCTGCACTGCACGCTGCAGCTGCCGATGACCGCCGCCGCGCTCGGCACCAGCGTCGACCTCGAGACGTTCGACGGCCTGACGACGGTCGAGGTGCGGCCCGGCGCCCAGCACGGCGAGATCATCAAGCTCGGCGCCCGCGGCGTCCCCAAGCTGCGCGGCACCGGCCGCGGCGACCTGCTGATCCACGTCGAAGTGCAAACGCCGACGAAGATCGACGCCCGGCAGGAGGAGCTGCTGCGCGAGCTGGCCGGGCTGCGCGGCGAGGAACGGGTCGAGGGGCCGGGCGCCGCCGGCGGCCACGGCAACTTCTTCACCCGCATCCGCGACGCCTTCAAGGACGGGCTCAACTGA
- a CDS encoding 16S rRNA (uracil(1498)-N(3))-methyltransferase — protein MTAPVFLADAAALRASDVVVLDGDEGRHAAVVRRIAPGEAVELTDGAGQLARCVVVAASKQGLTCEVTERVDVPEPRPRVVVAQAIPKGDRGETAVETMTEVGVDEILPWAAQRCVVRWTGERGDKALRRWRSTAREAGKQSRRAWLPAVGDAMPTTALAGRVEAAALAVVLHEEATTPLGALDLPADGDILLIVGPEGGVAPDELDRLAAAGAVVARLGPTVLRTSTAGTVAAGVVLARTPRWA, from the coding sequence CTGACCGCTCCGGTGTTCCTCGCCGACGCCGCGGCGCTGCGCGCGTCGGACGTCGTGGTCCTCGACGGCGACGAGGGCCGGCACGCCGCGGTGGTGCGTCGCATCGCGCCCGGCGAGGCGGTCGAGCTCACCGACGGCGCCGGGCAGCTGGCCCGCTGCGTCGTCGTCGCCGCGTCGAAACAGGGCCTCACCTGCGAGGTCACCGAACGGGTCGACGTGCCCGAGCCGCGGCCGCGGGTGGTCGTCGCCCAGGCGATCCCCAAGGGCGACCGCGGCGAGACCGCCGTCGAGACGATGACCGAGGTCGGCGTCGACGAGATCCTCCCGTGGGCCGCGCAGCGGTGCGTGGTCCGGTGGACGGGGGAGCGCGGCGACAAGGCGCTGCGCCGCTGGCGGTCGACGGCGCGCGAGGCCGGCAAGCAGTCGCGGCGCGCCTGGCTGCCGGCCGTGGGCGACGCGATGCCGACGACGGCGCTCGCGGGCCGCGTGGAGGCCGCCGCGCTCGCCGTCGTGCTGCACGAGGAGGCCACCACGCCGCTCGGCGCCCTCGACCTCCCCGCCGACGGCGACATCCTGCTGATCGTCGGCCCCGAGGGCGGGGTGGCGCCGGACGAGCTGGACCGGCTGGCCGCCGCTGGCGCCGTCGTCGCCCGGCTCGGCCCGACCGTGCTGCGGACCTCGACCGCCGGCACCGTCGCCGCCGGCGTCGTGCTCGCGCGCACGCCGCGCTGGGCCTAG
- a CDS encoding Gmad2 immunoglobulin-like domain-containing protein yields MSTPENWTPEEQRLHDALHRAAERSQPGPDGLARIRRRTAVVPMWRRPVVLGLAGATALAAAVIVGGAIALNNDDDAPVASQTSTSPAPSPSETPTETAPPPTSATETTPPATQSLSVPVYYVADSGDGLRLVREFHTVETSLSPIAAAVNEMLTAPPADPDYTSLWEPGVEVTTAEIGDGAIDVDLSAPPTVGEDADLAAQQLVYTATAAAAAAQLDGSLPVRITVGGQDPSEPLARADQLEVRQLVQLNNPAEGAVVSSPVTVDGEAAVNEANVLWELRRDGEVVDSGFTSTTECCTFAEFSMALDLEPGSYEIVMSEEDVSGGEGRPPMSDSRTFTVE; encoded by the coding sequence GTGAGCACGCCAGAGAACTGGACACCCGAGGAGCAGCGGCTCCACGACGCACTCCACCGCGCCGCTGAGCGGTCGCAGCCGGGCCCTGACGGCCTGGCCCGGATCAGGAGGAGGACGGCGGTGGTTCCGATGTGGCGACGACCGGTGGTACTCGGGCTCGCGGGGGCGACGGCCCTGGCGGCCGCGGTGATCGTGGGCGGCGCGATCGCCCTGAACAACGACGACGACGCTCCCGTCGCCTCGCAGACGTCCACCTCGCCGGCGCCTTCGCCGAGCGAGACGCCGACCGAGACGGCCCCGCCGCCGACGTCGGCGACCGAGACCACCCCGCCGGCGACGCAGTCATTGTCGGTGCCGGTGTACTACGTGGCCGACTCCGGCGACGGCCTGCGGCTGGTCCGCGAGTTCCACACCGTCGAGACGTCGCTGTCGCCGATCGCCGCCGCCGTGAACGAGATGCTGACGGCGCCGCCGGCCGACCCCGACTACACGTCGCTGTGGGAGCCTGGCGTCGAGGTGACGACGGCCGAGATCGGCGACGGCGCCATCGACGTCGACCTGAGTGCACCGCCGACGGTCGGCGAGGATGCCGATCTCGCCGCCCAGCAGCTGGTCTACACGGCGACGGCCGCGGCCGCGGCCGCTCAGCTGGACGGCTCGTTGCCGGTCCGCATCACGGTCGGCGGCCAGGACCCCAGTGAACCCTTGGCGCGGGCCGACCAGCTCGAGGTGCGGCAGCTGGTGCAGCTCAACAACCCGGCCGAGGGTGCGGTCGTGAGCAGCCCGGTGACCGTCGACGGCGAGGCCGCCGTGAACGAGGCCAACGTGCTGTGGGAGCTGCGCCGCGACGGCGAGGTCGTCGACAGCGGGTTCACGTCGACGACGGAGTGCTGCACGTTCGCGGAGTTCTCGATGGCGCTGGACCTCGAACCGGGCAGCTACGAGATCGTCATGAGCGAGGAGGACGTGTCCGGCGGCGAGGGCCGCCCGCCGATGAGCGACAGCCGCACGTTCACCGTCGAGTAG
- a CDS encoding SigE family RNA polymerase sigma factor, with product MQDRTGSEADEAITDLYAAHYVRLVRLATLLQGDEAVAEEVVQDAFVALHRRWRRLREPAAAVGYLRTSVVHGCRSVQRRRGVVARHPEEPPGHAPSAEQVAVGGAAADAVVDALRGLPERQREALVLRYYGGYSESEIAGAMKISNGAVKSHASRGLAGLRAAMTDWS from the coding sequence GTGCAAGACAGGACCGGGTCCGAGGCCGACGAAGCGATCACGGACCTCTACGCGGCGCACTATGTCCGCCTCGTCCGGCTGGCCACGTTGCTCCAGGGCGACGAGGCCGTCGCCGAGGAGGTCGTCCAGGACGCGTTCGTGGCCCTGCACCGCAGGTGGCGACGGCTGCGCGAACCGGCCGCCGCGGTCGGGTACCTGCGCACGTCCGTCGTGCACGGCTGCCGCTCGGTCCAGCGCCGCCGCGGGGTGGTGGCCCGTCATCCGGAGGAGCCGCCCGGCCACGCGCCCAGCGCCGAGCAGGTCGCCGTCGGCGGCGCCGCCGCTGACGCCGTCGTCGACGCGCTGCGCGGGCTGCCCGAGCGCCAGCGCGAGGCGCTCGTCCTGCGCTACTACGGCGGGTACTCCGAGTCGGAGATCGCCGGCGCGATGAAGATCAGCAACGGCGCGGTCAAGAGCCATGCCTCACGTGGGCTGGCCGGGCTGCGCGCGGCGATGACGGACTGGTCGTGA
- a CDS encoding LCP family protein, with the protein MSNPPEDPQPDSSTDATPAEPPRKRRRNRRILVIVLVTLVALLLAVAGGAFYFVNRLSSNIERIPDAFDIPETARPAELPGDSITFLLGGLDGADKVDVYEPGAARTDTIMLAHFPEGRDRGYLISIPRDTWIDIPGHGRNKINAAYSFGGPALFVQTLEELTGIRVDHLALIDWNGFEALTDELGGVTLTFDQETPLADDEDPLPPGTHTLTGEQALQYVRDRKDLPGGDFDRVKRQQNFLRALMNELISSGTLTDPGKINGIAGAIGQAARVDEELSAFGMVDLALSMRDLRADDMTFLTVPTNGTGMEGAQSIVVYDEERAGQLWTALAEDDMDAFLAANPDLVTGTDLE; encoded by the coding sequence ATGTCGAACCCGCCCGAGGACCCGCAGCCCGACTCGTCCACCGACGCCACGCCGGCCGAGCCGCCGCGCAAGCGCCGGCGCAACCGCCGGATCCTCGTGATCGTGCTGGTGACGCTGGTGGCGTTGCTGCTCGCGGTGGCCGGCGGTGCGTTCTACTTCGTGAACCGGCTGTCGTCGAACATCGAGCGGATCCCCGACGCGTTCGACATCCCCGAGACCGCGCGCCCGGCCGAGCTGCCCGGCGACAGCATCACGTTCCTGCTGGGCGGGTTGGACGGTGCCGACAAGGTCGACGTGTACGAGCCGGGCGCGGCGCGCACCGACACCATCATGCTGGCGCACTTCCCGGAGGGCCGCGACCGCGGCTACCTGATCTCGATACCTCGCGACACCTGGATCGACATCCCCGGCCACGGCCGCAACAAGATCAACGCGGCGTACTCCTTCGGCGGGCCGGCGCTGTTCGTGCAGACCCTCGAGGAGCTCACCGGCATCCGGGTCGACCACCTGGCGCTGATCGACTGGAACGGGTTCGAGGCGCTCACCGACGAGTTGGGCGGCGTCACCCTGACGTTCGACCAGGAGACCCCCCTCGCCGACGACGAGGACCCGCTCCCGCCCGGCACCCACACGCTCACCGGCGAGCAGGCGCTGCAGTACGTCCGCGACCGCAAGGACCTGCCCGGCGGCGACTTCGACCGCGTCAAACGGCAGCAGAACTTCCTCCGTGCGCTGATGAACGAGCTGATCTCGTCCGGAACGCTGACCGATCCCGGCAAGATCAACGGCATCGCCGGCGCCATCGGCCAGGCCGCTCGCGTCGACGAGGAGCTCAGCGCGTTCGGCATGGTCGACCTCGCGCTGTCCATGCGCGACCTGCGCGCCGACGACATGACCTTCCTGACGGTGCCCACCAACGGCACCGGCATGGAAGGGGCACAGAGCATCGTCGTCTACGACGAGGAACGCGCAGGTCAGCTGTGGACCGCGCTCGCTGAGGACGACATGGACGCGTTCCTCGCCGCCAACCCCGACCTGGTCACCGGCACCGACCTCGAGTGA
- a CDS encoding histidine triad nucleotide-binding protein: protein MTRDADCLFCKIAGGQIPADVVRETEHTLAFRDISPQAPTHVLVVPREHHRDVASLAAAAPDTLAELVRTAAAVAAGEGIEAYRLVFNTGEQAGQSVFHVHAHVLGGRAMTWPPG, encoded by the coding sequence GTGACCCGAGACGCGGACTGCCTGTTCTGCAAGATCGCCGGCGGGCAGATCCCGGCCGACGTCGTGCGCGAGACCGAGCACACGCTCGCGTTCCGCGACATCTCGCCGCAGGCGCCCACCCACGTGCTGGTGGTGCCGCGCGAGCACCACCGCGACGTCGCGTCGCTCGCGGCCGCCGCGCCGGACACGCTGGCCGAACTGGTCCGGACGGCCGCCGCCGTCGCGGCCGGCGAGGGAATCGAGGCGTACCGGCTGGTGTTCAACACGGGGGAGCAGGCCGGTCAGTCGGTGTTCCACGTGCACGCACACGTGCTCGGCGGACGCGCGATGACCTGGCCGCCCGGCTGA
- a CDS encoding PhoH family protein yields the protein MTKTEQAEQQAAQHTIVVPTSISMVSLLGSADELIKVVESSFPDVDIHVRGNQITMTGRPGDIAEAESVIDEMVAVLRTGQGMTPEAVERTVSMLRARTGERPAEVLTANILSSRGRTIRPKTLNQKRYVDAIDHHTVIFGIGPAGTGKTYLAVAKAVQALQAKQVSRILLTRPAIEAGERLGFLPGTLSEKIDPYLRPLYDALHDMMDPASIPRLMTEGTIEVAPLAYMRGRTLNDAFVILDEAQNTSAEQMKMFLTRLGFGSKMVVTGDVTQVDLPAGTTSGLRVVEGILDGIQDVHFCRLNSRDVVRHRLVGEIVEAYTRYDAVQEAAQGNGRSRVPGRRP from the coding sequence ATGACGAAGACAGAACAGGCCGAACAGCAGGCCGCCCAGCACACCATCGTCGTACCCACGAGCATCTCCATGGTGAGTCTGCTCGGCTCGGCCGACGAGCTCATCAAGGTCGTCGAGTCGTCGTTCCCCGACGTCGACATCCACGTGCGCGGCAACCAGATCACGATGACCGGCCGGCCGGGCGACATCGCCGAGGCCGAGAGCGTCATCGACGAGATGGTGGCCGTGCTGCGCACCGGGCAGGGCATGACGCCCGAGGCCGTCGAGCGGACGGTGTCCATGCTGCGCGCCCGCACTGGCGAGCGGCCGGCCGAGGTGCTGACCGCCAACATCCTGTCGAGTCGTGGGCGCACCATCCGGCCCAAGACGCTGAACCAGAAGCGCTACGTCGACGCCATCGACCACCACACCGTCATCTTCGGCATCGGCCCGGCCGGCACCGGCAAGACGTACCTCGCGGTCGCCAAGGCCGTGCAGGCGCTGCAGGCCAAGCAGGTCAGCCGCATCCTGCTCACCCGGCCGGCCATCGAGGCGGGCGAGCGGCTGGGCTTCCTGCCCGGCACGCTGTCGGAGAAGATCGACCCGTATCTCCGGCCGCTGTACGACGCGCTGCACGACATGATGGACCCCGCCTCGATCCCGCGGCTGATGACCGAGGGCACCATCGAGGTGGCGCCGCTGGCGTACATGCGCGGGCGCACGCTCAACGACGCGTTCGTCATCCTCGACGAGGCGCAGAACACCTCCGCCGAGCAGATGAAGATGTTCCTCACCCGGCTCGGCTTCGGGTCGAAGATGGTCGTCACCGGCGACGTCACCCAGGTCGACCTGCCGGCCGGCACCACCAGCGGCCTGCGGGTGGTCGAGGGCATCCTCGACGGCATCCAGGACGTCCACTTCTGCCGGTTGAACAGCCGCGACGTCGTCCGGCACCGGCTGGTGGGCGAGATCGTCGAGGCGTACACCCGCTACGACGCCGTGCAGGAGGCGGCGCAGGGCAACGGGCGGTCGCGCGTTCCCGGCCGGCGCCCGTGA
- the ybeY gene encoding rRNA maturation RNase YbeY: MTIEVNNESGAEVDEKTLSDLARFVLDHQRIHPLAELAVLLVDTDTMEQLHVQWMDEPGPTDVLSFPMDELRPTPDDAEPEPGLLGDVVLCPDVAATQAKAAGHSTEDELQLLTAHGILHLLGYDHAEPEEEKEMFGLQKQLLTDWRNARGGGR, from the coding sequence GTGACCATCGAGGTCAACAACGAGTCCGGCGCCGAGGTCGACGAGAAGACGCTGTCCGACCTCGCCCGGTTCGTCCTCGACCACCAGCGCATCCACCCGCTCGCCGAGCTGGCCGTCCTGCTGGTCGACACCGACACGATGGAACAGCTGCACGTGCAGTGGATGGACGAGCCCGGCCCCACCGACGTGCTGTCGTTCCCGATGGACGAGCTGCGGCCCACGCCCGACGACGCCGAGCCCGAGCCCGGCCTGCTCGGCGACGTCGTGCTCTGCCCCGACGTCGCCGCCACGCAGGCCAAGGCCGCCGGTCACAGCACCGAGGACGAGTTGCAACTGCTGACCGCCCACGGCATCCTCCACCTCCTCGGCTATGACCACGCCGAGCCTGAGGAGGAGAAGGAGATGTTCGGGCTGCAGAAACAGCTGCTGACCGACTGGCGGAACGCCCGAGGAGGCGGCCGCTGA